One Athene noctua chromosome 30, bAthNoc1.hap1.1, whole genome shotgun sequence genomic region harbors:
- the LETMD1 gene encoding LETM1 domain-containing protein 1 — MQALFLEVKEIRKIKSKMSRQRLSVQQLPYREMERLRQFRRDVLKAIPIGVIAIPPFANFLVIVLMYFFPRQLLIRYFWTPKQQVEFLDAYDAIRRDSYLDVVESLTLAARSLPELQLQQRLRELCAEVQRGSQPCVAELYAVRSLFSGSPLGLNKLQVSHVKALSQVLFLTTHLPAFFLRHRLRSHVLEIRHLDRAMLRLGLAQLSEEELRAACYLRGLNSTRLGTSECRAWLEQWLGLSCKLQASEASLLANSMVLLSLNYPRAKA; from the exons ATGCAAGCTCTCTTCCTGGAAgttaaagaaataagaaaaatcaaatctaaaATGTCCCGTCAGAGACTGAGCGTTCAGCAGCTTCCGTACCGGGAGATGGAGAGGCTGCGGCAG TTTCGCAGGGACGTGCTCAAGGCCATTCCCATCGGAGTCATCGCCATCCCGCCCTTCGCCAACTTCTTGGTCATCGTCCTGAT GTATTTCTTCCCCCGCCAGCTCCTCATCCGCTACTTCTGGACCCCCAAGCAGCAGGTTGAGTTCCTGGATGCCTACGACGCCATCCGGAGAGACTCGTACCTGGATGTGGTGGAGAGTTTAACCCTGGCAGCACGTTCCCTGCCCgagctgcagctccagcagcgccTGCGGGAGCTCTGCGCCGAG GTGCAGCGAGGCTCCCAGCCATGTGTGGCCGAACTCTACGCTGTGAGAAGTTTGTTTTCGGGCTCCCCGCTGGGTCTGAACAAGCTCCAGGTGTCTCACGTG aaaGCCCTGAGCCAGGTGCTGTTTCTGACCACCCACTTACCAGCCTTTTTCCTGAGGCATCGCTTGCGGAGCCACGTCCTGGAGATCCGGCACCTGGACCGGGCGATGCTGCGCCTGGGCCTGGCCCAACTCTCCGAGGAGGAGCTGAGAGCG GCTTGTTACCTCCGTGGCCTGAACTCCACTCGCCTCGGCACGTCCGAGTGCAGAGCGTGGCTGGAGCAGTGGCTGGGGCTCTCCTGCAAGCTCCAAG CTTCCGAAGCTTCTCTCCTGGCCAACAGCATGGTCCTGCTGTCCCTCAACTACCCCAGGGCCAAGGCGTGA